GCCCGCTCCATTGACCGGCTATGCCGGGGCGGGCAGGGTTAATGGGACCGGACCACCGCTGCCGCCGTCAGGAGCCGTTTATGCTTCGTATTCTTTCGATTGACGGTGGTGGCATCCGCGGCATCATTCCAATCACCTGGCTGATGGCGCTGGAGGAACAGACCGGACGGCGGACGGCTGACCTCTTTGACCTGGTGGTGGGCACCTCGGCCGGCGGCATGGCTGCCCTCGCGCTGGTCTCGCCGCGGAACGGAGGAACGCCGTACAGCGCCGACGAGGTGCGGCAGTTGAATCTGGACAGCGCCGAGGAAATTTTCCCCCAGGATCCCGGAGATCCGCACGCCGGAGATCCGCAGGCCGGTGCCCCTCAAACCGCGGACCAGTATGCCGGTGCCCCGCGCTACGCTGCTGAACCCCTGCAGCATTATCTGGGGGAGGCACTTGGTGATGAGCCCCTGTCCCGGGCGGTCCGGCCGGTAGCAGTGACCACCTGCGACCTCGCCCGCACCGAAGCCCTGTACTTTGCCGGCGGCGGGCTGGAACCCTCTGTCCTGGGCGACGCATCCATGGCGCTGGCGGCCCAGGCAACGGCGTCGCTGCCCCGGTACTTCCCGGCGGTGCCCTACACCGATCCGGAGGGGACGGCCCGGCAACTGGCAGACGGCGGGCTGGCTGCTGATGATCCCGCACTGCTGGGATATTCGCTGGGTTCGGTATTGCCGCAGGCTGTGGACGGCGTCCTGCTGGTCTCCCTGGGCACCGGGACCAGCACCGGGACCCGTAACGCGGGGCTGCGGCTGGGCGCGGAACAGACCCAGCAGACCCCCGAACTGCAGGTCCTGGAAAAAGACCTGGCCATGGTGTTGAGCGGGCCCGGACAATTGGCCCGGGATTGCCTGCAGCTGATCCTGGGCGACAGGTATGTCCGGATCCAGACAGACCTGCTGCCAGCGGCCAGCAATGCGTCCGACGATGCCAGCCAAGACAACTTGGAGGGCCTGATAGCGACCGCCGAGAAGATGGTGCAGGACACGTCCGCGGACCTGGACCGGCTGGCCCGGCAGCTTCCGGAGGGGTGAGGGCCTTGGCGGCGGAAGTAATCAGCGGAAGAATTATGGGAAAAGTGCTGTTGTGCAGCGCCCTGTATCGGCAACTCTTCCCGATCCGGCGATGAGAGAGGCAGCTGTGGGCGAAAACTTGAGGCGGGTCCGTCGAATAGTGCATGTGCAGTTCGGGACCGGGCAACCCGCAGACAATTACACCCAAACCTGCGACCGGCTTGACGCGGCGATTGCCGCCACGGCGGCGAGTCAGGAGGTGCTTCGGAACCAGGCCCGGGCGGCATGGGAGGTGGTGCGGCACTACGGTGCCGTTACGCGGTCCTATGAAACCCGCATGAAAAGCCTGGAAGCCGTCATAGCCGAGGAGCATCTGGCCGGCGGCCAGGCTGTCAGCCTCGCCCAAACCGCGCACCGCATGTATGACCTCGCGGTGCGCATCGAAGCCACGGCTCGTCACCACTTTGACGTTGTCCGTACCAAGGAATCCCGTGTGGAGGAATTGATGCACAAGCTAACAAGTTCCAAAGCCCAGCTGAAGCTGGCCCAGACTGCGGAGAACCACCGGAACCGGCTGCGTCTGCTGGAAGCAGGGGCCGAACAGGATCCCCTGATCCACAGCCGAAGCAGATATGACCGGGAGCTGCACGAAGCTGCGCGGCTCGCCCACGAAGCCGAGGCGCTGGCGGGGCTGAAGGGCGGCTGGTCATGATGCCCGCACAGACCAGTCCGGTTTTGGTCCCCATACCGCTCAGCCCGCGGCGGAGCCATTCGCTGCGCACGGTCGCCGGACTGAGCATGGCCGCCATGCTGTTCCTCTTCCTGGGCGGCGGGGACCTGGTGACGGTGCTTATCGGGTTCGGCTTCATCCTCCACCCGGTGCAGGCAGCCACCGACAAGCTGGTCCGCTGGCCCCGCCAGGACCGCACCGACGCCGAGTCCCTGACCCGTGTAGTCCGCGAATACTTCTACAACGCACCCGCCGTCGATACCCGGGGCGTGCGGGAGCTGGCGGCAACACGGCAGCTGCAGATTAACGACGACGGCGGCGGGCAGCTGCGCATCGCCCTCACCGGCCGGCGGAAGCCAACTCCTGCAGGCAGCCGGCCTGAGGCCCGGCTGTCCTACCGGTGCGGGGACGTGGGCTTGGCGGACTTCGACCGCCTGCTGCAGAACGCCGAACGTGATCCGTCGGTGCGCCGTGCCACGGACCGGATGCGGCGCCCGGAACCCGGCCGGGCCGCGTCCTGACAGCACACGGGTGGCTACACCCGCTGCCGGGGTTGCCGGGCTGCCTGAGTCTCGGCCGGCGCCCCGGCAACGGACCCCCGTTCCGGCTGGGATCATGGAGGTATGCAAACTCTCAGCCTCCAGGACGCCATCAGCCTCGCCGAACGGGCAGCCGCTGTGGCCGAAGACCATATTCCCTACGGTTCCGGGCTGGGTGCTCCGACGTCGTTTACGCTGGCCTGGCTTCTGGCGCGCAGCGGCATGGAAGGCATCCGGGTAGCCAGCGGCAGCTCGGGGATGGGGGACCATTTCTGGGTGGAAACCGGGCAGTGGCGGATTGATCCGACCCTGCGCCAGTTCGCGCAGCTGAACCACAAACCCCTGGTGGAGCCGGTGGAAGAACCCGGCAATTTCGCGGCGACCAAGTATTACGCGGTCCCGTCCACCCGGCAGGAAGCGGTGCGTGAGGTCTCCTACGGATTCCGCAACGCCGCCGAGACCGAAGACTTCGTGCGCGAGATGGAAGCGGCCATCGCCCTGTAAGGGGCCCCGCAGCCTCCCGGGCATAGCTCAAACGGCACCGGATGTACTAGCCTCGGGCGGACCCACTGCCGGGAGTAGCCAAGGGGCACTGCATGCACGAGAACCGTGAGCTGGTCGAGGCCCGAATCAACCGCTTCCTGCGTGAACGTCTGCCGGGCCGGGTATGGCGGGAGCGGCAGGCGGCGGCGCTCGCGGTCTGGGAGGCGCCGGGGGAACCGGTGCCGTTCTCCCTGGCGGTGGGCCGGGACTACCGGCCCTTCAGCACCGGTTCGCCGTGGGGCGCACCGTGGGGGACCACCTGGTTCCGGGTGTCCGGTACCGTGCCGGAAGGCTGGGAACCGGGCAACGGAAACCGGGCAGAGCTGTTGATCGACCTGGGGTTCCCCGGGGGTGGTCCCGGATTCGGGGCCGAGGCGCTGGTCTACACGCCGGACGGCGGCATTGTGAAGGCGGTGGAGCCGAGGAACATGTTTGTTCCCCTGCCCCAGGCACCCGGCGAGGCCTTTGAGTTTTACGTGGAGGCGGCGTCGAACCCGAATGTCGCCGCAGGGTTCACCTTCGCCCCTACGCCGCTGGGAGACCGGAACACCGCGGGGGAGGCGCCGCTGTATGTGTTCCGGTCCGCCGATGTTGCCCTGTTCGATGCCGGCGTGTGGAACTTGGTCCGGGACTTCTGGACGCTCAACGGGCTGATGCACGAACTGCCCATGGACCTGCCGCGTCGGTATGAGATCCTGCGGGCCCTGGAACGGGCAGTGACTGCCGTGGACCCTGCGGATGTACCAGGTACTGCTGCGGCCGGGCGGCAGCAGTTGGCGCCCGTGTTGTTCTCACCCGCCTATGCCGGTGCGCACCGGGTATACGCCGTCGGGCACGCCCACATTGACTCGGCCTGGCTGTGGCCGGTGCGCGAAACCGTCCGGAAGGTGGCCCGGACGTTCGCCAACGTGCTGGAGTTGATGGACACCGAACCGGAGTTCGTTTTCACGGCGTCCTCCGCCCAGCAGTACGCCTGGCTGCAGGAGCACTACCCGGAGCTGTTCGCCCGGGTGGCGGAACGGGTGCGTGAAGGCAGGTTTGTTCCGACCGGCGGGATGTGGGTGGAATCGGACACCAACATGCCCTCCGGGGAATCCCTGGCCCGCCAGTTCGTGGCCGGAAAACGGTTCTTCCGGGAGCAGCTGGGGGTGGAGCCGGAAGTGGTGTGGTTGCCGGATTCCTTCGGCTACTCAGCCGCGCTGCCCCAGATCGCGCGGGCTGCGGGAGCACGCTGGTTCTTGACCCAGAAGATCTCCTGGAACGAAACCAACACCATGCCGCACTCGACCTTCCGCTGGGAAGGCATCGACGGCACGCAGCTGTTTACCCACTTCCCGCCAGTGGACACGTACAACTCTGAGCTGTCCGGGCAGGACCTGGCACGGGCGCAGCGGCAGTTCGCGGAGAAGGGGTTCGCCAACAGTTCGCTGGTGCCCTTCGGCTGGGGTGACGGCGGCGGCGGACCCACCAGGGAAATGCTCGCCGCCGCGCACCGGACGCAGTCCCTGGAAGGATCCCCGACTGTCCGGCTCGCTACTCCCGAACAGTTCTTCGCGGCGGCCGCGGCAGAACTGGCGGACCCGCCGGTGTGGTCCGGTGAGCTGTACCTGGAGTTCCACCGCGGCACCTACACCAGCCAGGCCAACACCAAAAAAGGAAACCGCCGCAGCGAGGCCCTGCTGCACGAGGCCGAACTGTGGTCCGCTGCCGCCACGCTCCGTGCCGGTGCCGCCTATCCCTACCGGGAGCTGGAACTGGCCTGGCAGACGGTGCTGCTGCAGCAGTTCCACGACATCCTGCCCGGCACCTCCATCGCATGGGTCCATCAGGAGGCGGAGCGGAACTATGTCCGGGTGGCCGCGGAACTGGAAGTGCTGATCGGCAACGCGGCGCAGGCGCTGCTGGGGGAGGGCGCTGAATCGGCGGTGTTGAATGCGGGGCCGTATCCGCTGGAGGGGACGCCGGCGTCGGGCGCGGGACCGGTGCCGGGTCCGGGGATGGGGACGTGGGAACCGTCCGGCGGCGGCTGGCGCATCAGCAGCGGCCGGCTGCGGCTGCAGGTCACTGCCGACGGATTGTTCAGTTCCCTGATCGAGTCCGGCTCCGGCCGGGAGGCGTTCCCGGCCGGCCGGCCCGGGAACCTGTTCCAGCTCTTCCGCGACACTCCCAACCAATGGGATGCGTGGGACTTGGACGCGCACTACCGCTTCAGCAGTACGGATTTGATGCAGCCCGAGGCCATGGTGCCGGAAGCAGGCGGACGGGTGCTGCGGATTGAACGCTCCTTCGGGCACACCCGGATCACCGAACGGGTGTCGCTGAGCCCGGACGGTTCAGCGGTGGACCTGGACCTGGAGGTGGACTGGCACGAGCGGCAAAAACTGCTCAAGCTGGCCTTCCCGCTGGACGTGCACGCCGACCGGGCGGCGTCGGAAATCCAGTTCGGCCATATCTTCCGGCCCACCCATGCCAACACCTCCTGGGATGCGGCCCGGTTTGAAACCGTGGCGCACCGGTGGATCCATGTGGGCGAGCCGGGCTTCGGCGTCGCCGTGGCCAACGATTCAACCTATGGACATGACACTTTCCGCGAGGTGGTGGACGGGCGGCCCTGCACCATGGTGCGGGTGTCCCTGCTCCGAGCACCGCTGTTTCCGGATCCGGACACCGACCAGGGGTTGCACCGGTTCCGGTATTCGCTTCGGCCCGCCTCCGGGATTCCTGATGCCGTGGCGGAGGGCTACAGGCTGAACCTGCCGCTGCGCACCGTGACCGGAACGGCCCGGACCCACCTGGCACCGCTGATCAGGGTCAGCAGTCCTGCGGTGGTGGTGGAAACGGTGAAGCTGGCCGAGGACCGCAGCGGGGACGTGGTGGTGCGGCTCTACGAAGCGCACGGCAGCCGGGCGGAGGCCCAGCTGCGCACTGACTTCCCATACATGGCGGTCGAGGCCACCGACCTGCTGGAACGTACGGTCGAATCGGATGTGCTGGGCGGGGAGGTATCCGGGGCGGTCTCCGGAGCTGCCGGACCGGTGCTGCGGCTGCGGCCCTTTGAACTGGTCACACTGCGTTTCCGCCGGGCCTGACACCGGGGTTCTACTTTGAGATGTTCTCTTCCGCCACCCTCAGCAGCTGTTCCTCGTTCTCCCGCACGTCGACAGGGCGTTTGCCGGACAGCTGCCGGTTGGGGGTATAAAACCACAGGGCAATCTGCTCGTCCGGCCAGCCGGCGTAGCGTCCCATCCGGATGACATCCTTGACTGCAGGGATGACCCGCCCGCCGGCAGGCTCGAACTGGAACCCCGGATACAGGAAATGCCCGCCGCGCTGGACGGCCAGTATCCGGCCCTTGCCGGTGAGCTGGCGCGCCATGGCGTTCTGTCCGCCGCCGAACCCCAGCCGCTGGGCTATCTGCGAGATGGTGAACAGCCCGCCGTCCCGTTCCATGACCTGCCACTGTTTCTCCGCGTCGCGGTCAGCAGCAGTGGCCTTTTCGGCGCCGCGTTTCGCCGCCGGAGCAGAGCCGGCGGGGGCCTTCTCGGAGCTGTGCCGCTGGGGCTGACGATCGCTCATGCGGCCAACGCTACCGCCGCAGCGGAGACAGGGGCAGGGGTGGTGCCCACTTTGGGCCCTGCAACCACCACAGGCAGGTTAGACGGCGTCCGGGCGCTTCTCGCCGGCTTCCACGGCTGCACCAATCCGGTTGCCGTCGACGGGCATGGGGCAGGTGCCGAATTCAGTGAAGGCGCTGGGATAGTTCACGGCGAAGTTGAAGTCCAGGACTACGGTGCCTCCCGCCGCTGTGCCTGCCCCGGTTCCGGTTCCGGCTTCAGCCCCGGGTGCAGGTGCGGGGAACGTCAGGCTGCGCCACCCGGCCGTTGATCTGCCGTTGGTCTTGTCGTGGAAGGTCAGGTTGAGGGTGCCCGGACCGGCGGCGCTGACCTGCAACCGGTGTTCGGCTGCATCCCCTGGCAGGAACAAGAGAACCTCGCCCACGGAACGCTGTACCCCCGGAACTTCCGGATGGGCCGTCCGGATGGGCACTTCCACAGGCTGGCGGTAGGGTTCGAACCGGCCGGAAAGAACCCACTCCGGCGCGTATTCGTAGACGGGCACGCCGCTAAAAGACGTCCGCACGGGCGAGGCAGCGTCACGGGGACGCAGCGCATACCGTCCGGCCCTGCGGGCAAGTTCAACCACAACCTGCCCGCCGCTTCCGGCCCCGAATCCGACCCAGTTCAGTGATTCCTCGTCCGCCAACGACGCCGTCAGCCGGCCCTGTGCCGGTTCACCAGAGGCCAGCACCCGCAGGCCGTCAGCGGCAGCGGCTGCCAGCACCGCGCCGTCGTCGGACCCGGACCAGAGCCCGGGCAGGCCGTCGAACTTGGCGGGGTGCTCCGGCAGCCAGTAAAAACCGGACAGGCTGAGCCATCCGTGCTCCTCTGCCAGGGTCGCATTGCGCCGTTCGCGGAAGCGGAGCCACTCAGTGCGGGCTGTGTCGTCAATGCTCATGGAACCAGTATCCCCAGATCCGTCCGTTTCCCCGGAATGCAGCGCTGCAACCCGGTTGTCCGCCTCCCCGCCGGCGGTCATGGAAAACTGGAGTTATGCAGCCGTTCGACAAAGTCCAGCCCATTGTCCTGCTTGTGGACAAAACCGACCCCGCAGCGCACCGTGACGCCGTGGCGGCAGCCGCTGTCGCCAGCGTTCGCGCGTACGCCGCCACCGGGGACAGCGAGGCCTGGGAGAATTGGCTCTACGGCCGGTTCACGAAAACCGTGCGCCGTGCCAATCCCACCACCTTTGCCCGCTTGGCCGCTGCCGCGCCGTCGGGCGCTGTCACCGTGGGCCGGGCGCAGGCCATTGCCTTTGAACCGGTCACTTACGAACAGATGCCCAAGGACCTGGCCAAGCTGCAGGTCTCGGGCACACAGCTGCCCGACGACGAACCGGTGCCCTGGCCGCGGTCCGCGCCGGTGATCGTCCTCAACGCGGACCTTGAGATGTCCACGGGGAAGGCTTCAGCCCAGGCCGCCCACGCCCTGCTGTCCTGGTTCCTGCAGCTGCCGTTCGCCGAGCAACTGGCCTGGCATGAGGCCGGCGAGCCCGCCGGCGTCCGCTTCACTGCAGGGGAACGGTTCGCTGCACTGGCCGGAAGCGACGGAACCGGTCCGCTGATTGTCGACGCCGGAATGACCGAAATCGCTCCCGACACCGCCACGGCTTTTGTTGTAATCGCCGCGGACGAACCCGCACCGCGCCCCTAGGGCGTGGTAGAAAGTTTCGAATGAGCCAGACGCGGAAGACCCCTGCAGGACACGGAACCCGGCCTTCCCTTCCCCTCTTGCTGACAGCGCTGGCCGTCATCCTGGTGGCGGTGAACCTGCGGCCCGGTGCTTCGTCCGTGGGGCCGGTGCTGGCAGAACTGCAGGCCGGGCTGGGGATCGGTGCCACCGCAGCGGGAGTGCTTACTGCGCTGCCCGGGTTGACCTTCGCCGTAGTCGGGGCGCTCGCAGTCGCGATTTCCCGCAAAGCAGGCATCAACGGGTCCATCCTCCTTGCTCTGGCCGCCATCGCTGCCGGGCTGCTGCTCCGGTCCCTGGTGAATTCCGCTGCCCTGTTCCTGCTGCTGACGGTGCTGGCTTTCGCCGGCATGGCGGTGGGCAACATCCTGGTTCCGGCGTTCATCAAGCGCCACGGAGGGGCGCGGCTGGCCCTGATGAACTCGATCTACGGAACCACCCTGGCTTTGGGAGCAACCCTGCCGCTGCTGCTCGGCGGGGTGCTGGCCGGAGGGGATCCCAACGGCTGGCGGCTGAGCCTGGGTATCTGGGGTGCAGCGGCCCTGGTGGCCTTTGTCCCGTGGACCCTTGTCGCGGTTAAAACCGGCCGCGACGTGGTGGCGGGAGAACAGCGGCAACGCAGGGAAATGAAGATGCGTTCCTCCCGCACCGCCGTCGCGCTGAGCATTTTCTTCGGGGTGCAGTCCATGCACGCCTACGTGCAATTCGGCTGGGCGGCGCAGATTTACCGCGATGCGGGCCTCGAGCAGGGGCAGGCGGGGTTGATGGCGGCCATCATCGCAGCACTCGGCATTCCCGGCGGGCTGATCATGCCGGCGCTCGTGGCCCGCTCCTCCCGGCTGCGGTTCTACATTGCGGGCCTGGGCGTTCTAATGCTGGCCGGGTACACGGGACTGCTGCTGGCACCGGCCACCCTGCCCTGGCTGTGGGCGCTGTGCCTGGGGCTGGCCGGGTTTGCCTTCCCGACCGCCCTGGCCCTGATCACTGCCCGTTCGCGGGAGCCTCGCACCACCGCCCGGCTTTCGGGCTTCATCCAGCCCGTGGGGTACCTCCTGGCCGCTTTGGGGCCGTTCGCCATTGGCGCGCTGCACGATGTTTCGGGCAGTTGGACCCTGCCGTTGGC
This Arthrobacter sp. zg-Y20 DNA region includes the following protein-coding sequences:
- a CDS encoding patatin-like phospholipase family protein, with the protein product MLRILSIDGGGIRGIIPITWLMALEEQTGRRTADLFDLVVGTSAGGMAALALVSPRNGGTPYSADEVRQLNLDSAEEIFPQDPGDPHAGDPQAGAPQTADQYAGAPRYAAEPLQHYLGEALGDEPLSRAVRPVAVTTCDLARTEALYFAGGGLEPSVLGDASMALAAQATASLPRYFPAVPYTDPEGTARQLADGGLAADDPALLGYSLGSVLPQAVDGVLLVSLGTGTSTGTRNAGLRLGAEQTQQTPELQVLEKDLAMVLSGPGQLARDCLQLILGDRYVRIQTDLLPAASNASDDASQDNLEGLIATAEKMVQDTSADLDRLARQLPEG
- a CDS encoding glycoside hydrolase family 38 C-terminal domain-containing protein, producing MHENRELVEARINRFLRERLPGRVWRERQAAALAVWEAPGEPVPFSLAVGRDYRPFSTGSPWGAPWGTTWFRVSGTVPEGWEPGNGNRAELLIDLGFPGGGPGFGAEALVYTPDGGIVKAVEPRNMFVPLPQAPGEAFEFYVEAASNPNVAAGFTFAPTPLGDRNTAGEAPLYVFRSADVALFDAGVWNLVRDFWTLNGLMHELPMDLPRRYEILRALERAVTAVDPADVPGTAAAGRQQLAPVLFSPAYAGAHRVYAVGHAHIDSAWLWPVRETVRKVARTFANVLELMDTEPEFVFTASSAQQYAWLQEHYPELFARVAERVREGRFVPTGGMWVESDTNMPSGESLARQFVAGKRFFREQLGVEPEVVWLPDSFGYSAALPQIARAAGARWFLTQKISWNETNTMPHSTFRWEGIDGTQLFTHFPPVDTYNSELSGQDLARAQRQFAEKGFANSSLVPFGWGDGGGGPTREMLAAAHRTQSLEGSPTVRLATPEQFFAAAAAELADPPVWSGELYLEFHRGTYTSQANTKKGNRRSEALLHEAELWSAAATLRAGAAYPYRELELAWQTVLLQQFHDILPGTSIAWVHQEAERNYVRVAAELEVLIGNAAQALLGEGAESAVLNAGPYPLEGTPASGAGPVPGPGMGTWEPSGGGWRISSGRLRLQVTADGLFSSLIESGSGREAFPAGRPGNLFQLFRDTPNQWDAWDLDAHYRFSSTDLMQPEAMVPEAGGRVLRIERSFGHTRITERVSLSPDGSAVDLDLEVDWHERQKLLKLAFPLDVHADRAASEIQFGHIFRPTHANTSWDAARFETVAHRWIHVGEPGFGVAVANDSTYGHDTFREVVDGRPCTMVRVSLLRAPLFPDPDTDQGLHRFRYSLRPASGIPDAVAEGYRLNLPLRTVTGTARTHLAPLIRVSSPAVVVETVKLAEDRSGDVVVRLYEAHGSRAEAQLRTDFPYMAVEATDLLERTVESDVLGGEVSGAVSGAAGPVLRLRPFELVTLRFRRA
- a CDS encoding DUF1684 domain-containing protein, with translation MSIDDTARTEWLRFRERRNATLAEEHGWLSLSGFYWLPEHPAKFDGLPGLWSGSDDGAVLAAAAADGLRVLASGEPAQGRLTASLADEESLNWVGFGAGSGGQVVVELARRAGRYALRPRDAASPVRTSFSGVPVYEYAPEWVLSGRFEPYRQPVEVPIRTAHPEVPGVQRSVGEVLLFLPGDAAEHRLQVSAAGPGTLNLTFHDKTNGRSTAGWRSLTFPAPAPGAEAGTGTGAGTAAGGTVVLDFNFAVNYPSAFTEFGTCPMPVDGNRIGAAVEAGEKRPDAV
- a CDS encoding peptidyl-tRNA hydrolase: MQPFDKVQPIVLLVDKTDPAAHRDAVAAAAVASVRAYAATGDSEAWENWLYGRFTKTVRRANPTTFARLAAAAPSGAVTVGRAQAIAFEPVTYEQMPKDLAKLQVSGTQLPDDEPVPWPRSAPVIVLNADLEMSTGKASAQAAHALLSWFLQLPFAEQLAWHEAGEPAGVRFTAGERFAALAGSDGTGPLIVDAGMTEIAPDTATAFVVIAADEPAPRP
- a CDS encoding MFS transporter, which produces MSQTRKTPAGHGTRPSLPLLLTALAVILVAVNLRPGASSVGPVLAELQAGLGIGATAAGVLTALPGLTFAVVGALAVAISRKAGINGSILLALAAIAAGLLLRSLVNSAALFLLLTVLAFAGMAVGNILVPAFIKRHGGARLALMNSIYGTTLALGATLPLLLGGVLAGGDPNGWRLSLGIWGAAALVAFVPWTLVAVKTGRDVVAGEQRQRREMKMRSSRTAVALSIFFGVQSMHAYVQFGWAAQIYRDAGLEQGQAGLMAAIIAALGIPGGLIMPALVARSSRLRFYIAGLGVLMLAGYTGLLLAPATLPWLWALCLGLAGFAFPTALALITARSREPRTTARLSGFIQPVGYLLAALGPFAIGALHDVSGSWTLPLAILLGSAVVMVGAGIRAAAPVYVDDELETAQKAR